In a genomic window of Mycteria americana isolate JAX WOST 10 ecotype Jacksonville Zoo and Gardens unplaced genomic scaffold, USCA_MyAme_1.0 Scaffold_46, whole genome shotgun sequence:
- the LOC142403884 gene encoding olfactory receptor 14J1-like: protein MSNSSSITQFLLLAFADTWELQLLHFWLFLGIYLAALLGNGLIITAIACNHRLHTPMYFFLLNLSVLDLGSISTTVPKSMANSLWDTRAISYAGCAVQVFFFFFLISAEYCLLTIMAYDRYIAICKPLHYGTLLGSRACVHMAAAAWGSGFLCAALHTANTFSIPLCRGNALDQFFCEVPQFLKLSCSHSYLREIGLLVASFILALGCFVFIVVSYVQIFRAVLRIPSEQGRHKSFSTCLPHLAVVTLLVSTSLFAYLKPPSISSPVLDLVVAVLYSVVPPTVNPLIYSLRNQELKDALRKQIQWFHLQQQ from the coding sequence atgtccaacagcagctccatcacccagttcctcctcctggcatttgcagacacgtgggagctgcagctcttgcacttctggctcttcctgggcatctacctggctgccctcctgggcaacggcctcatcatcactgccatagcctgcaaccaccgcctccacacccccatgtacttcttcctcctcaacctctctgttcttgacctgggctccatctccaccactgtccccaaatccatggccaattccctctgggacaccagggccatctcctatgcaggatgtgctgtacaggtctttttctttttcttcttgatttcagctgagtattgtcttctcacgatcatggcctatgaccgctacattgccatctgcaaacccctacactacgggaccctcctgggcagcagagcttgtgtccacatggcagcagctgcctggggcagtgggtttctctgtGCTGCGCTGCACACGGCCAacacattttccatacccctctgcaggggcaatgccctggaccagttcttctgtgaagtgccccaattcctcaagctctcctgctcacactcctacctcagggaaatTGGGCTTCTTGTCGCCAGTTTTATCCTTGcccttgggtgttttgttttcattgtggtgtcctatgtgcagatcttcagggctgtgctgaggatcccctctgagcagggacggcacaaatccttttccacgtgcctccctcacctggctgtggtcacCCTGCTTGTCAGTACTAGcctgtttgcctacctgaagcccccctccatctcatCCCCAGTTCtagatctggtggtggctgtactgtactcagtggtgcctccaacagtgaaccccctcatctacagcttgaggaaccaggagctcaaggatgccctgagaaaacaaattcaatggtttcaccttcagcagcagtaa
- the LOC142403883 gene encoding olfactory receptor 14J1-like has protein sequence MSNGSSIAEFLLLAFADTRELQLLHFWLFLGIYLAALLGNGLIVTAIACDHSLHTPMYFFLLNLSVLDLGSISTTVPKSMGNSLWDTRAISYSGCASQIFFFFFCATAEFYLLIIMAYDRYVAICKPLHYGTLLDSRACVHMAAAAWGSGFLTAVLHTANTFSIPLCQGNALDQFFCEIPQILKLSCSDSDYLREAEILVVSALFAFVCFVFIVLSYVQIFRAVLRIPSEQGRHKAFSTCLPHVAVVSLFISTSLFAYLKPPSISSPSLDLVVAVLYSVVPPTVNPLIYSLRNQELKDAVWKLMTG, from the coding sequence atgtccaacgGCAGCTCCATTgctgagttcctcctcctggcatttgcagacacgcgggagctgcagctcttgcacttctggctcttcctgggcatctacctggctgccctcctgggcaacggcctcatcgtCACTGCCATAGCCTGCGACCAcagcctccacacccccatgtacttcttcctcctcaacctctctgttcttgacctgggctccatctccaccactgtccccaaatccatgggaAATTCTCtatgggacaccagggccatctcctactcaGGATGtgcttcacagattttttttttctttttctgtgctacagcagagttttatctgctcatcatcatggcctacgaccgctatgttgccatctgcaaacctctgcactacgggaccctcctggacagcagagcttgtgtccacatggcagcagctgcctggggcagtgggtttctcactgctgtgctgcacacggccaatacattttccatacccctctgccaaggcaatgccctggaccagttcttctgtgaaatcccccagatactcaagctctcctgctcagactcagactacctcagggaagctgagattcttgtggttagtgccttgtttgcttttgtttgctttgttttcattgtgctgtcctacgtgcagatcttcagggctgtgctgaggatcccctctgagcagggacggcacaaagccttttccacgtgcctccctcacgtggccgtggtctccctgtttatcagtaCTAGcctgtttgcctacctgaagcccccctccatctcctccccatccctggatctggtggtggcagttctgtactcagtggtgcctccaacagtgaaccccctcatctacagcttgaggaaccaggagctcaaggatgcagtgtGGAAATTGATGACCGGAtga